The following are from one region of the Rhipicephalus microplus isolate Deutch F79 chromosome 1, USDA_Rmic, whole genome shotgun sequence genome:
- the LOC119178455 gene encoding CXXC-type zinc finger protein 1 encodes MCSVKTETIYEAMSSDGNDFSGGGNTETTVHYGQDMHSYCKALPAKEAKAPADTAVRSDSETDSCVEDHGSERSEEEEIVYCICRTSDTTRFMIGCDNCNEWYHGDCISITESYAKNILKFFCLICRDRDPTLEIKFKERKEKSHSSHEEHKSRSKSRDSRDAGAYSPTRHKDRSHRSKKNKRRKSTRQCGECTACYMTEDCGRCDFCKDMRKFGGPNKIRQKCRKRQCLNFGLILGKKPVSSPKRSKAGHDDDYDPDQDGANDGSDLPNDYVDDDYEPELKRSAKKPRHKRSPTKRGDSKADSKRARKEEHKREHRSDKEKSRKEDDVPRQCYGPGCTAASRPGSKYCSDDCGLKLATNRIYEVLPHRIQQWQSSVCHADELNRRQLEHIRKQQMDARSTLQQLEAKRAELEKLIVRAKQTPLAEDEEAADDYEESELSTYCVTCGHEVSARVAMRHMEKCFNKYESQSSYGSVYKTRIEGDNVFCDFYNPHQKTYCKRLRILCPEHSKEPKVSDDEVCGFPIVANVFEHTGEFCNVPKKRCSKHYCWDKFRRAEIDMEIVRQWLKLDELYEQDRNTLLSMTSRGGVLGLMLHQTLSHDALYEMQAPIQT; translated from the coding sequence ATGTGTAGCGTTAAGACGGAGACCATTTATGAAGCGATGAGCAGCGATGGTAACGATTTCAGTGGAGGTGGGAACACTGAAACAACGGTGCACTATGGACAAGACATGCACAGTTATTGCAAGGCTCTACCTGCGAAGGAAGCCAAAGCACCGGCAGACACAGCTGTTCGCTCGGACAGCGAGACGGACAGCTGCGTTGAAGACCACGGATCCGAGCGCTCGGAGGAAGAAGAAATCGTGTACTGCATCTGCCGCACGAGCGATACCACCAGGTTTATGATCGGTTGCGACAACTGCAACGAGTGGTACCACGGCGACTGCATCAGCATAACAGAATCGTACGCCAAGAACATATTGAAATTTTTCTGCCTCATATGCCGCGACAGGGACCCGACGCTCGAGATCAAGTTCAAGGAGCGCAAGGAGAAGTCTCATTCCTCGCACGAAGAGCACAAGAGTCGAAGCAAGTCCCGGGACTCTAGAGACGCCGGCGCGTACTCTCCTACGAGGCACAAAGACAGGTCGCACCGctccaaaaagaacaagcgtCGGAAGTCCACACGACAGTGCGGAGAATGCACCGCATGCTACATGACCGAGGACTGCGGCCGATGCGACTTCTGCAAGGACATGAGAAAGTTCGGCGGGCCGAACAAGATCAGGCAGAAATGTCGGAAGCGACAGTGCCTCAACTTCGGTCTTATACTGGGCAAGAAACCGGTGTCATCTCCGAAGCGGTCCAAGGCCGGGCACGATGACGATTACGATCCCGATCAAGATGGGGCCAACGACGGTTCCGACCTGCCGAACGACTACGTTGACGACGACTACGAACCGGAACTCAAGCGTTCCGCCAAGAAGCCTCGTCACAAGCGCAGTCCGACCAAGAGGGGAGACTCGAAGGCAGACTCGAAGCGCGCCCGAAAGGAGGAACACAAACGGGAACACCGCAGCGATAAAGAGAAGAGTCGCAAGGAGGATGACGTGCCGAGGCAGTGTTACGGCCCCGGCTGCACGGCGGCCTCACGGCCGGGCTCGAAGTACTGCAGTGACGACTGCGGCCTGAAGCTGGCCACCAACCGCATCTACGAGGTGCTGCCACATCGAATTCAGCAGTGGCAGTCGAGCGTGTGCCACGCGGATGAGTTGAACAGGCGCCAGTTGGAACATATCCGTAAGCAGCAGATGGATGCTCGGAGCACACTTCAGCAGCTCGAAGCCAAGCGAGCTGAACTGGAGAAGCTAATTGTCAGAGCAAAGCAGACGCCTTTGGCCGAAGATGAGGAAGCTGCAGATGACTACGAGGAAAGCGAACTGAGCACTTATTGCGTCACATGCGGGCATGAAGTGAGCGCCCGCGTGGCGATGCGCCACATGGAGAAGTGCTTTAACAAGTACGAGAGTCAAAGCTCATACGGCTCTGTGTACAAGACTCGCATTGAAGGCGACAACGTGTTCTGTGATTTTTACAACCCACACCAGAAGACCTACTGCAAACGACTGCGAATCCTGTGCCCAGAGCATTCGAAAGAGCCTAAAGTGAGCGATGACGAAGTGTGCGGCTTTCCGATTGTGGCAAATGTGTTCGAGCACACTGGTGAATTCTGCAATGTACCGAAAAAAAGGTGCTCGAAGCACTACTGCTGGGACAAATTTCGACGGGCCGAGATTGACATGGAGATTGTGAGGCAGTGGTTGAAACTGGATGAGCTGTACGAGCAAGACCGCAACACGTTGTTATCAATGACAAGTAGAGGTGGTGTCCTGGGACTGATGTTACACCAAACATTATCGCACGACGCACTTTATGAAATGCAAGCACCAATCCAGACCTGA